GAAACTAGCCAAATGTCCACCAAGTGCCAGACATTTGTTAACTGCCTCAAACCAATTAACTTCAGTACTTtcttcaatataataatattttgaaccAATTTTTTGATAAGGTGGACCAACTAATGTTTTTCGTACTTCAAGATTGTTAAGCTTTTGCTGGAACTTTACATCTtgctgttgtaattgttgttgtatgctTTCGGTTGCAATTTGTAGCTTTTGTTCGacgtatttatttgtttcagtttcattaCGTAAATTTGCGAAATTTTCTAAAAACTTTTCATTCTGTAAATCTATTAGTTTTCCGAATTTCGTGAAACTGTTCATTGACTCATTCTTCAAGTCATCCAGTTTGCTCTGTAAGtcttgcattttatttaacgCAGGTTTTATAGCTTGAAGGCAATACTTTCCACACAGTGATTGCAGATTGATCAACTCGCTGCAGTTGTTCtgtaaattttttaaactCAACATTCACTTCACATAACTATTTTATGATAAATAGGTCTACTCACTTCTCCATTGCCCAACAGAATAAACATTGAGACTAGAAGTACAAAAAATACGCTCCgtatattcattttagttTGAAGAAAATTGCAGAATTGTGAACTCTAAGAAACTGTTGCTCTTAAATGATTTGCTTGTGCTTAAATACCCAGAATATACTGTATTTCGCTTAGAGATAAGACAGATAAAACAGATCtcattgcattaaataaaatcttatTGTACATAACGGAAATGATGTCTTATcactaaatttgcatttaagttAATTACTTGTTTTATGTGCAACTTCCATTCATAAAGCTTCTTGATAATATTCCAAGAAATTGTTGATTAGTTTAACGGAAAGCAGACAAACTGTATTGTTAAAGACAGACGAAGACACAGACAaaaagtaaatgcaaatattcataactaaatattttgtcGGGAGTGCTCGACTGTTTAATATCTGCCACACTTTTTCAACAAGCGCAACACaatgcgatattattcttaaaacatatcaaattgatatacaaaaataatattaaaatataccaaaaggctgtatatttaatatatcgatatactattgagttaaaaatattccatagactaccaaaatatactaaattatattatttttaaatattattaaaataccaaaatataccaaaggttatattaaGTATGCATGTAGGTATACTATTGagctacaaatataccataggctacaaaatataccaaattatcaaCGAAAGCAACGAAGACTCgactacaaatatttcttaaataacttcaacaattcttatctgattgcaaccaagTTTTCAGGAGTTATAAAGCTGTAGATATTATTGTACGTATGATTTGTATCGGAAATCTGGTacattttgcactctatagtatattttgaaggtggtactatattaatatactaaagatagctatttggtatatcacaTACTAAAGTcagtattcatttttttgtatttttgcggtcTATTAATTTCGTATGTTTTATGAATAAAACCTCAATCTCATAGTCGAGAACACTCGTCAGTAGATTTTTTGTTATAGATTTCTTCATGCCGTCAATATTCAAAGCTCGTTCTGAAAccatttttaaacatttcctTGCTATTGTTAATAAACACTCTTCTCTTTTGATTGCAGTCTCATTGGCGCTCCGCTTCGCATGTGGAGCTGACCGAGCGGTTAGGTGGCGACTTCTGGTGCAGCTACTGTCAATTCGAGTGTGGCAGCAACGAGGAGATGTGGCAGCATCTGCTCGACGCCACACACAAGGAGGTGCTCTTGGCCCTCAATCGATCCGTGCCGGTTTGCATTGCCCAGCGTCGACTGCTGAGTTGCGGAGTGTGCAGCGAACGGTTTCTCTACAATGCGCAACTGCGTCAGCATCTGGCCAACGAGCACGTTGAGGTGTTGGCCACACAGCAGGGCAGCGCATCGGATGAGTATCAGTGTCGCTTTCGCTGCGACATCTGCGGCGTGGCACAGAGATCCCGTGTTGCGCTGCAGCGTCACGAGAAGCACAAGCATCGCCTTGCGCGCTACTATTGTGCGCTGTGTCAACTGCAGTTCGAGACGCCGATGGAGGCGCGACGTCATCGCAATCTGATGCAGCACAAGCGGCATGCCAAGCGACTGATGCCCAAACGGGCAAAGATGAGGGCAGGGCAGCCAGAGCGTGAACTGGAGCAAATGTTGTGCGAAGTGCTCGAGGAACAGCAGCCAGAAACGGAAAAAGACAACCTAGATGCCAAGAAGCAATGCTGCAGCAGTTGTGCGCTCAGCTTTGAGACTCCTCAAGCGCTGGTCGAGCATCGTCGTCTGTGCCATCCCATGGACAATCACGCCTGTCTcagctgtggcagcagctTTCAGTCCGCTCAGGCGTTGGGTCGACACACACGCAGTTGCCAACCGCCTTTGGCCTCCAGTTCCAGCCACTGCAATCCACCGTCGAACTCTTATCACTGTGATGAATGCGGCTTTAGTGCGCAATACAAATCGGATCTGCTCTATCATCGTTTCTTTCACACGCGCGACTCGGCGATTGGCAAGAACGAGCTGCtgccatgtccgctgtgtccgaaGCAGTTTCGCAAACACTCGTTGCGCGCCCATCTGCGGAATCACACCGATGAACGCATCTTTGAGTGCGCCGAGTGCTCGACCAAGTTTGCGAGGCGCAGCAATCTCAAGAATCACATGGCCACCATGCACGGTCATGGTCGCCAGGAacaagcgacaacagcaacaccgaGCAATGTTAAGCGTAAGCAATTGACCAAGACAAATGCGGAGAAGCCACGAAAGACTTTTCAGTGTGGCACCTGTGgcaaaatattgaacaaaAAGTAAGTACGACTTATCAATAGACTTTTTATTCTCTGTTTTGAACGCAAAAAAGTCATTTGAACTGCATCTTGTGGCAAAATAGCGAACTATTTCTCAATAGAGCCTTTATTCTCAGTTTTGAAAGCAaaagctttaattaaattgcatttaagttCACATTTTATGGTAGTCTCTTggataataatttattttctgagcttcaaaattatttgctgAAATTTTACTGAAGTTCGCTTCTTATTCTAGTCTCTAATAACGATCTTGAGCAGTTATTTCTTAATAATCGTATTCTCAGCTAGAccatatttctttaaaaaaaattatattgatgTACCAACATTTTGCACATTCAATTGACAATTCTGTTAGATTATTGTCATTGAGTTTCAATACTGATTTAACTTTCTTTACTGTTCTTATTTCCTACACTGacattaaattgttattaaaaaaaaaactgcattggaataaaaagaacaacttaatttaacttttgttaACTCCATACGCTTGATTTTCTTCTTACGTCTTTTAAAAGACTTCgtaatattgaaatgaaaagaagaaCTAACTTCAATACTTATgagaaataatttcaaaggTTTTGATTTGAAAGTCTTTTAAAAGcgtttgttaattttttaaaattcaattttttgtttgcttaaatataGGAAAGATTATTgcgattaaaataaattctgtattagttttgtattgaaatgaaaaggGAAATTCACTTTTACTTACTAGTCAAACTCTGATCAtctatttttatgaaatttaagttGAGTTACTTGATGAAGACGTGTTTTTTAACAAGCTATTTCTATTTGGTTTCtttagtaatttaaaaattattacattaCTTCAGACAGCAGAAAACTGCAATACACTGTGCTACAAATGTTTCTTTCAACCCAAACCCAGCAAAAATGTGCGCTAATTAGAAATGCAGAAAATAATACAAGCAGTCGTAAATAGCAAAACAGCCTCAGGAGATGCAATGTGAAATGTTTTGCACATATGAGAAAATGTCATGCAATTTATTGTGTAGTCGCCTTTCAGGCAAATAGTTGACCATTATGCAAAGAACACAACAGCATGAGAtgcagcaaatgaaaaaggcgctgcaaatgaaatccgtgcaattttgcattttgcattaattaaaaattccgGGGCGAAAAGCGTTTGCTGCGATTGCCAAATAAGTAACCAAAAAATAACTCATTAAGTGCTGGACATTCCAGCTAAATTacgcaaagaaaaaaaagaacgaagaGAACGAGAGTGTGAGTGGGAGTGTtggaaaacacacacatgtagcatgcggcatgtggcatgtggcaggactgcaacttgccacaaagtatgcaatgcacTCGCAAATCAAGCCTGCCTGCGGCTCTGCCACCAAAAAGTGCACCAAAGAATATAAACCAAGTGAGCACAAAACAATTGCTGTCTTCATGCCAAGCCCAAGCGAGAATACACTTTCTGTGTAATCTGAAAATATATgttgttaaattgttattcgaatatttgaataccttaattcattaaaatatatactataatataattcaatgcagaacacattttatttttattattatataaaacaataattagtcgcaatcaaataaatattgtagaagTTACTTAAGTTAGTTACTTTTAGTtacttttgtttggtatattttgcactcaatggtatattttgaatctagtaccatattaatttggtatatttttagtattttatgatATGTTTGAGGGAGTTGcttcaaaaatacttttgcttggtatattttgcactcaatggtatattttgaatctagtactttattaatttggtatatttttagtattttatcgtctgttttaggaataataccgcactgttttgcttttattcaaaacacGTAGCAaatatcttacagtcgagtgtgctcgactgaagctttcttacttgttttttcgttatttatttaaaaagcatttcATTATACGAACTGCTCTAAATGCGCGAATCTTTCAAAACACATGACATAACATCAATGTAAATCTAGTCTTTTGATATTGTTATTGACAACTAAAACACAACTGAAACTAGACgcatattttaatgaatattcaaAGCGAAATATCACAAGAGTTGATcaacattataaatatgcaattaataacaaaattgtatttatttcaacttatttAGACTTAATTTAACTGGCAGATGACGTTATTCAATGCTGAGCAACTCGAACTTTTGTTTATTCGATAACTTGTAGAATCATCATTTCGCTCAATTACTGGACATCCACGTCCGATCCGTCGATAGCTCTTGCGACTTCCGAGCCAATATCTCGGTTGCCTTAACTGATGCTGAATGGCATCCAGGTCTTCGTGGTCTCGCAATTGTAAGAGCAATCCATTACTTAGTTCACAAAGGGAGTGTGCTTCCGATCTACTCGCCAATTTAGGAAATTCGAGAAACCGATAGTCTTCAACGTCTATGTAATTGTTGGCTTGTATGATTTGCAATGTGCATAGCGAAATAATACTCCAAATAATTCCAATTTGCATTGTACTATTGTTAGCTATGCTTGCTGCTATTGAAATGTAGATCACGACTGAAGCATCCCATTGAATGGGGGAGTCTTAAATACATCATTTTCGGATTAGTCAGCACATTCAGTTTTGTTTACACTgctatgtttttgtttactattaCTATATTTGATTGCGTTGCAAAATAATTTCCTTATGCAATTCAATACTCAACGCAGATATTCTATCAATGTTGTTAAACACATCGATTCGCAGATACTCTTAACAtacattaaatacaattaagaAAGTCGACAAAACAAGTCCATAAGAACAAATCATTGctgtattattctcaaaatattccTCATTAAGAATTAgtagtataccaaatatagccttcggtatatttatagtatttttcagtagtatgtcagtataccaaatatatatatatatatatatttttagatatattcatttttaagtagaacatcaatataccaaatatagcctttggtatattttcagtatttttgcgttattcatttggtattttctgACAATAATGCGGCAATGTTCTccttaaattttttatttggagtattgagtagtatatcaatatacaaaaaaaaaagaattcggtatattattagtattttgagGTGtgttaattcaaaatataccagattgccacaAATCAATCAAGACCCGACAGAAGCCGGTATTTTTTTGacacataataaataacaaatttcgTAGAGAGCAATCTTATCTGTgttcaaaataaaaccaaattcgATGTCAAATGTTGACACAAATCATCCAATTAGTAtacttattaatttattattagtatacttattattaattaattatggtCATGCTGTATTTCAAAAGGTCGCAATAAATTAATCACGACAGTTCAAGAGAAATTCCCCGATTTGTTTACTTCgattacttaatttattatacatattgtagttgaattttaatctcgtattcatattaaataatccCAAAGACTCGCTGCTTTCATTGTGACTCAAGTTAGATTCGAGAGGATGAGGGGATTGAGAATGCTATTCTTGCGTGGACAGATCCAAATCTAGGCATCCAATTACGTCTCAGTCGTAACTAATCataagttttcttttagtCTGTGCGATGTGATGACGTCTGCTGCTCCTCGTTCACGTCctgcattcacattcacattcatatCCATATCCTATAGTTGATGCTCGCTGCCAAGTTGCAACTAATTCCTTAAGCAAACATTAAGTTGAATTGCAGCTAGTCGAcggctgagactgagactctgAGTCTGaatctgagtctgagtctgaagTTTGACTGGGAATAACTGAATGCATAAAGCAAAGGGTCTTGTGAGGAGAaaaggcagagagagagagcattttccacttttcaagtgattatttgaaaaatttattaaaatgctcATTTGAAGTTATTGTCGTGCGCGCTTTGATGTAGATACTTTGCTTTTACGACTAACGAGACCAAGTGGCCAGCCAAGGAGCCCGAGACTCGCAGATCAACTGGCTGCAAGATTACACTGAACTGGGAAAAGAGGAAGGGGATAGGGATGGGGAAGAGAAGTGGGTTGCCAGTGCCAGCAAAAGTTTCCAGTatgccgcagtcgcagtcgcagttcgCCGTTGAGAAAAGGACGACGCGACGTCGTCAGTCATGTcaacaacgcaacgcaacgcagcgcagcgcagctcACTTCCGGAATTCCAGACTTGAACTAACTCAACTTTTACGGCTGCTGACGGCGGGTTGCTGCTACCAGCGACGCTAGAGATGGCAGCGTGACACGAGTAgaataataccaaaatattcaACTATATCAAGTTGCTAGATATTTATGTAGATTGAGTATTCATACCAAAATATtgaagtatataaatttgatatatattttatagattcagtttacattttttcttagggaaaaattatgaatgaattattttttaaatagcgaaatattttgtatttttctctaatgaaatttttatgtaattcttttgttttgtattttgttaatattttaaatatataatatgtatttatataactCATTTTAGGAAATGGAACACAAGCATTACCAAGAACACGTTGATATGAACGTTTTCGTGAATAGTAATGAATATTACATATAAGAATAGTGAAATTGGGTAGAAAATTTACAGCCTGcagaaaaattatatttcttttagcAAGATAATCTCATTAACAATCCtgagttattttttatttcttaaagttcaatattaaaagttgttttaaatgacaaacaaacaattagtATATGatcaaattaaacttaataataatttttgactTCCTAAAGAcgataatttataattgaacCTCAATATTAAAAGTTGTAATATAGCTGGTCAGATTAccatatcaaataaatttactcGTATATATCGTATAGCTAATTCGCTTCTCATTAATTCGTGTCACGAGCGCATCACTAGCTTGACTAGAGTCTGCTCGCTGGCTGTTTAGATGGGTCCTGTGCGGATACTTTgccagcatcagcatcagtcTAAAGTTTGAGGCGCTCACGTCCTCTTTCTCATCTCCATCCTCAACCTCTTTTTCTCTTGCTCATTTTcatccatcgtcgtcgttgggcaattcacttttattgaaatggcGTGCAAtgttctgttttgttctgTGCTGTTTCGGAATAGGAATCGGATTCTTTTGGCATTTCGCATTTCCAAttcgtagttgttgctgccgctgcttcgACTGCTTTTCTCTCTACTCTCTTCTTTTTCTGTAGCTTTCTATGTCTGCGTTtctagtttattttattttgtattttaagtcATTTCTATGCTGCATCATTCGTTCTCCCGGAGTTGATTCTGTTGATGGCACAAAGTGCAGtgcaattcattttaatgGTCTCTCTCCATCACACCACTTCCACGTCCCACGTCCCATTTCCCTAGTCCTAGGTCCAGTCGTCACTTGAGAGTCAATTTCACAAAACTTGATTTCCCATTTCCAATGCCAACACACTCGCTCCATCCATCGATTTAAGGGATTGGCATGCTCAACTCtcgccagccagccagcgCATTCATTCACTTTTATGAATCTGCGAAATTGAGTCGGACATTGTTCGGTTTTTGTGGTCCGGCCCCCGTCAGCAgaacatgtatgtgtgtgtgtgtgtgttctgctcttgttttgtatttgtactGAGTTTcaatcgctgttgttgttgatgctcaTTGGCAACTCGCAGCCAAGCCATGTCGTATCTTTCTATCCTGCTGTCTGTGGCATCAACTCGTGAGCATCACGTCAGCATGCATAAATGTTTATCAAATGGAGACCTTTTCGATTGAGCTTACACAGCTCTCCATAAAAGAGAATTAAGAAAAAGATAGTGTTCTAGCTGCAGTTTAATTTGAGGCAGAATAATCATCTGTTAAAATTTCAAGTATCTATCTATccatttattaactttttttaaattattatatatcaaatttatatatatatgttaccTCATTGTGCATCATTCCATTTGCAATCAATAACACTTGTGAAAccctatattttatatgcattttgtcattacttttttcaattatttcccATGAAAACAGTTCAATAATCTCAGgctttcaattcaatttttcgaattttagcAGCTGAACAATAGATTGGGAATTGATGGAAAATTAGTGTGAGGTAATCTTAATGCTGAATACAGAATATGCTTCTGTCGAGCATTTTATTCAAGAGTATCTAAGTCAAGTCCCCTTTAACACATCACAAATGTCTAGGGTATAAGTCAAATGTCGCAAACTTGAACTAGAACTGATTGTTTCACACGTAATAAGCGCTGATAGCAGAGAATACAAAGtgataacatatattttaaattttgtttataatcgTGTAGGAACACTAAAGTAGTTCTTAGTCGACTGTGCGATACCcggctttaaatttaaaatatttaaactgcaatataaattgttttaataaacaatattttaaaacaatgttTTACACCCACGGGAAAAgcgtaattattattaaaatataccaaaataaatatcggaaaatacaaaaatatacaaaaagctatatttggtatatatgtggtatatcgatatagtatatattgttCCAAAACCTAATTCACACTCGCTCGTAATGTGTGCCGGGTATGAAGAAGcgtgtattatttaaatctatttaataGATTCTATTAAATAGTTTGAAAATTCACTCGGATGCTTTAGTTGTCTGCTGCCGTCTGCCAACAGTGAGTCACAATGAGAGTGATTAGTCTGGTGCTTTTAATCGCAGTACTCGCAGTTCAAGGGAATGTTCCGGTGAGATTACGCAACAAAACAGTCTGcgattaaaaatacaaattcgtttttccttttttaataaatacgaCAGACTTGTGAGGAATCCAAAGCGCTTGAGTCGACTTGCGGTGGCTATTGCTTCAATGTCGTCAAATCGCTGTTAGATCACTCAAAAGCAATGCAAAGTGAACTCAGATATTGCAATCCAAACTCTGAATCAAACATCGATGCCCTGATTGAACAAAGGTTTAAAACACTGGAGGCCAAGGTGGAGAAAAGGCTTAAGGATTTGCCGATTAAATTGCCAGCTGATATATATCCCTATGAGCAAATCGGTTCAAAGTTCTACTTGATTGAAGAGGGACTTTATCTCAACTGGTCTCAAGCGAATCGTCTGTGTCTCCTAACGGGCGGACATTTGGTGCACCTTCAGAATCGAAGCGAGCTGAATGCCATCATCCCGCGACTGAGCAACAACGATTATTGGCTGGATATCAACAATATCCTGAAAGAGGACGATTATGTATCGAAAACATCGGGCAAAGCACCGCCTTTCTTCGCTTGGTTTCCAAATGAGCCAAACAAGGGTCAAGAGCGCTGTGTTGAGCTGCACAATAAGTTTTCAGTGTATGCAATGAGCGATGCCAAGTGCGATTCTagttatttcaatattatctGTGAGAAGGAATTTAAAGATTAGTTCAGTGTTGAAAATGTAATACTCTTTTCTTAATCATTGCTGATTTTGTGTGGCATGCGTTATCAATAAAAAAGACCTCACTCAAGTGGagtattgaatattgaatatgaTTTTAACCTAGCAACATTTAAGAAATGTTCACTcctatgttttttttacagGGCAATAGTTTGATTGGCGAATCAGTCGAAATACTATTTAAGGAGTGCTTAAGGCTCATTTAAACTCTGTTACATCACACCAAAG
This window of the Drosophila albomicans strain 15112-1751.03 chromosome 2L, ASM965048v2, whole genome shotgun sequence genome carries:
- the LOC117564019 gene encoding C-type lectin domain family 6 member A-like; the protein is MRVISLVLLIAVLAVQGNVPTCEESKALESTCGGYCFNVVKSLLDHSKAMQSELRYCNPNSESNIDALIEQRFKTLEAKVEKRLKDLPIKLPADIYPYEQIGSKFYLIEEGLYLNWSQANRLCLLTGGHLVHLQNRSELNAIIPRLSNNDYWLDINNILKEDDYVSKTSGKAPPFFAWFPNEPNKGQERCVELHNKFSVYAMSDAKCDSSYFNIICEKEFKD